In a single window of the Rhineura floridana isolate rRhiFlo1 chromosome 3, rRhiFlo1.hap2, whole genome shotgun sequence genome:
- the LOC133381811 gene encoding zinc finger protein 850-like isoform X2 codes for MQEPKEEDETSTGYIWGVKAEGETSDVSLEKDEEQDQKLRSQDGAKRQEERQTHTGDKPYKCLECGKSFQWRNALTVHQRTHTGQKPYKCLECGKSFGDSSNLTSHQRTHTGDKPYKCLQCGKTFRWSSHLTSHQRIHTGDKPYECFECGKSFSQNSTLTSHQRIHTGDKPYECVECGKSFSQNSTLTLHQRTHSGDKPYKCIECGKSFSHSSSLTLHQRIHTGGKAYKCLECGKSFQWRNALTVHQRTHTGQKPYKCLECGKSFSRNDYLTLHQRTHTGDKPYKCIECGKSFSQSGHLTLHNRTHTGDKPFTCLECGKSFSQNSTLTLHQRTHSGDKPYKCIECGKSFSYSSSLTSHQRIHTGGKPYKCLECGKSFSQNSTLTLHQRTHSGDKPYKCIECGKSFSQCSNLTSHQRTHTGDKPYKCLQCGKTFRWSSHLTSHQRIHTGDKPYECFECGKSFSQNSTLTLHHRTHSGDKPYKCIECGKSFSHSSSLTSHQRIHTGGKAYKCLECGKSFHWRNALTVHQRTHTGQKPYKCLECGKSFSRSTTLTLHQRTHTGDKPYKCLECGKSFSQSGHLTLHHRTHTGDKPFTCLECGKSFSQSCKLTLHHGTHTGDKPFTCFECGKSFSRSCSLSSHHRTHTGDKPYKCLECGKSFRWSSALTLHQRTHRGDKPYECFECGKSFGSSSKLTLHHRTHTGDKPYKCLECGKSFTQSSYLTLHHRTHIGDKPDKYLEC; via the coding sequence gatacatctggggtgtcaaggctgagggagaaacATCTGACGTATCACTAGAAAAAGATGAGGAGCAGGAccagaaactgaggagtcaagatggagcaaagagacaagaggagagacagactcacacaggggacaaaccttataaatgcttggagtgtggaaagagcttccagtGGAGAAACGCCCTTacagtgcatcaaagaactcacacagggcagaaaccctataaatgcttggagtgtggaaaaagcttcggTGACAGTAGCAACCTTAcctcgcatcaaagaactcacacaggagacaaaccttataaatgcttgcagtgtggaaagaccttcaggtggagtagtcaccttacttcacatcaaagaattcacacaggagacaaaccttatgaatgcttcgagtgtggaaagagcttcagtcagaatagcacccttacttcacatcaaagaattcacacaggagacaaaccttatgaatgcgtcgagtgtggaaagagcttcagtcagaatagcacccttactttgcatcaaagaactcactcaggagacaaaccttataaatgcatcgagtgtggaaagagcttcagtcacagtagcagcctaactttgcatcaaagaattcacacagggggcaaagcttataaatgcttggagtgtggaaagagcttccagtGGAGAAACGCCCTTacagtgcatcaaagaactcacacagggcagaaaccctataaatgcttggaatgtggaaagagcttcagtcggaatgactaccttactttgcatcaaagaactcacacaggagacaaaccttataaatgcatcgagtgtggaaagagcttcagtcagagtggccaccttacctTGCAtaacagaactcatacaggggacaaaccttttacatgcttagaatgtggaaagagcttcagtcagaatagcacccttactttgcatcaaagaactcactcaggagacaaaccttataaatgcatcgagtgtggaaagagcttcagttacagtagcagccttacttcgcatcaaagaattcacacagggggcaaaccttataaatgcttggagtgtggaaagagcttcagtcagaatagcacacttactttgcatcaaagaactcactcaggagacaaaccttataaatgcatcgagtgtggaaagagcttcagtcagtgtAGCAACCTTAcctcgcatcaaagaactcacacaggagacaaaccttataaatgcttgcagtgtggaaagaccttcaggtggagtagccaccttacttcacatcaaagaattcacacaggagacaaaccttatgaatgcttcgagtgtggaaagagcttcagtcagaatagcacccttactttgcatcacagaactcactcaggagacaaaccttataaatgcatcgagtgtggaaagagcttcagtcacagtagcagccttacttcgcatcaaagaattcacacagggggcaaagcttataaatgcctggagtgtggaaagagcttccactGGAGAAACGCCCTTacagtgcatcaaagaactcacacagggcagaaaccctataaatgcttggaatgtggaaagagcttcagtcggagtaccacccttactttacatcagagaactcacacaggagacaaaccttataaatgtttggagtgtggaaagagcttcagtcagagtggccaccttaccttgcatcacagaactcatacaggggacaagccTTTTacatgcttagagtgtggaaagagcttcagtcagagttgcAAACTTACTTTGCACCAcggaactcatacaggggacaaaccttttacatgctttgagtgtggaaagagcttcagtcggagttgCAGTCTttcttcgcatcacagaactcatacaggggacaaaccttataaatgcttggagtgtggaaagagcttcaggtggagtagtgcCCTTACgctgcatcaaagaactcacagaggggacaaaccttatgaatgctttgagtgtggaaagagcttcgggAGTAGTAGcaaacttactttgcatcacagaactcatacaggggacaaaccgtataaatgcttggagtgtggaaagagcttcactcagagtagctaccttactttgcatcacaggacTCATATAGGGGACAAACCTGATAAATACTTGGAGTGTTGA
- the LOC133381811 gene encoding zinc finger protein ZFP2-like isoform X1 yields MEENYEIGASFKPDLISCWEEGEDPVMQEPKEEDETSTGYIWGVKAEGETSDVSLEKDEEQDQKLRSQDGAKRQEERQTHTGDKPYKCLECGKSFQWRNALTVHQRTHTGQKPYKCLECGKSFGDSSNLTSHQRTHTGDKPYKCLQCGKTFRWSSHLTSHQRIHTGDKPYECFECGKSFSQNSTLTSHQRIHTGDKPYECVECGKSFSQNSTLTLHQRTHSGDKPYKCIECGKSFSHSSSLTLHQRIHTGGKAYKCLECGKSFQWRNALTVHQRTHTGQKPYKCLECGKSFSRNDYLTLHQRTHTGDKPYKCIECGKSFSQSGHLTLHNRTHTGDKPFTCLECGKSFSQNSTLTLHQRTHSGDKPYKCIECGKSFSYSSSLTSHQRIHTGGKPYKCLECGKSFSQNSTLTLHQRTHSGDKPYKCIECGKSFSQCSNLTSHQRTHTGDKPYKCLQCGKTFRWSSHLTSHQRIHTGDKPYECFECGKSFSQNSTLTLHHRTHSGDKPYKCIECGKSFSHSSSLTSHQRIHTGGKAYKCLECGKSFHWRNALTVHQRTHTGQKPYKCLECGKSFSRSTTLTLHQRTHTGDKPYKCLECGKSFSQSGHLTLHHRTHTGDKPFTCLECGKSFSQSCKLTLHHGTHTGDKPFTCFECGKSFSRSCSLSSHHRTHTGDKPYKCLECGKSFRWSSALTLHQRTHRGDKPYECFECGKSFGSSSKLTLHHRTHTGDKPYKCLECGKSFTQSSYLTLHHRTHIGDKPDKYLEC; encoded by the coding sequence gatacatctggggtgtcaaggctgagggagaaacATCTGACGTATCACTAGAAAAAGATGAGGAGCAGGAccagaaactgaggagtcaagatggagcaaagagacaagaggagagacagactcacacaggggacaaaccttataaatgcttggagtgtggaaagagcttccagtGGAGAAACGCCCTTacagtgcatcaaagaactcacacagggcagaaaccctataaatgcttggagtgtggaaaaagcttcggTGACAGTAGCAACCTTAcctcgcatcaaagaactcacacaggagacaaaccttataaatgcttgcagtgtggaaagaccttcaggtggagtagtcaccttacttcacatcaaagaattcacacaggagacaaaccttatgaatgcttcgagtgtggaaagagcttcagtcagaatagcacccttacttcacatcaaagaattcacacaggagacaaaccttatgaatgcgtcgagtgtggaaagagcttcagtcagaatagcacccttactttgcatcaaagaactcactcaggagacaaaccttataaatgcatcgagtgtggaaagagcttcagtcacagtagcagcctaactttgcatcaaagaattcacacagggggcaaagcttataaatgcttggagtgtggaaagagcttccagtGGAGAAACGCCCTTacagtgcatcaaagaactcacacagggcagaaaccctataaatgcttggaatgtggaaagagcttcagtcggaatgactaccttactttgcatcaaagaactcacacaggagacaaaccttataaatgcatcgagtgtggaaagagcttcagtcagagtggccaccttacctTGCAtaacagaactcatacaggggacaaaccttttacatgcttagaatgtggaaagagcttcagtcagaatagcacccttactttgcatcaaagaactcactcaggagacaaaccttataaatgcatcgagtgtggaaagagcttcagttacagtagcagccttacttcgcatcaaagaattcacacagggggcaaaccttataaatgcttggagtgtggaaagagcttcagtcagaatagcacacttactttgcatcaaagaactcactcaggagacaaaccttataaatgcatcgagtgtggaaagagcttcagtcagtgtAGCAACCTTAcctcgcatcaaagaactcacacaggagacaaaccttataaatgcttgcagtgtggaaagaccttcaggtggagtagccaccttacttcacatcaaagaattcacacaggagacaaaccttatgaatgcttcgagtgtggaaagagcttcagtcagaatagcacccttactttgcatcacagaactcactcaggagacaaaccttataaatgcatcgagtgtggaaagagcttcagtcacagtagcagccttacttcgcatcaaagaattcacacagggggcaaagcttataaatgcctggagtgtggaaagagcttccactGGAGAAACGCCCTTacagtgcatcaaagaactcacacagggcagaaaccctataaatgcttggaatgtggaaagagcttcagtcggagtaccacccttactttacatcagagaactcacacaggagacaaaccttataaatgtttggagtgtggaaagagcttcagtcagagtggccaccttaccttgcatcacagaactcatacaggggacaagccTTTTacatgcttagagtgtggaaagagcttcagtcagagttgcAAACTTACTTTGCACCAcggaactcatacaggggacaaaccttttacatgctttgagtgtggaaagagcttcagtcggagttgCAGTCTttcttcgcatcacagaactcatacaggggacaaaccttataaatgcttggagtgtggaaagagcttcaggtggagtagtgcCCTTACgctgcatcaaagaactcacagaggggacaaaccttatgaatgctttgagtgtggaaagagcttcgggAGTAGTAGcaaacttactttgcatcacagaactcatacaggggacaaaccgtataaatgcttggagtgtggaaagagcttcactcagagtagctaccttactttgcatcacaggacTCATATAGGGGACAAACCTGATAAATACTTGGAGTGTTGA